A window from Dromaius novaehollandiae isolate bDroNov1 chromosome 1, bDroNov1.hap1, whole genome shotgun sequence encodes these proteins:
- the UNC50 gene encoding protein unc-50 homolog yields the protein MNAPPALRPACSSVTCLRARAPCDVAGSCCGVVRARGEVGARGAARRRSKMLPTTSVNSRNQGNGALNSRDAARHTAGAKRYKYLRRLFHFRQMDFEFALWQMLYLFTSPQRVYRNFHYRKQTKDQWARDDPAFLVLLSIWLCVSTVGFGFVLDMGFFETIKLLLWVVFIDCVGVGLLIATLMWFISNKYLVKQQNRDYDVEWGYAFDVHLNAFYPLLVILHFIQLFFINYVIISDSVIGYFVGNTLWLIAIGYYIYVTFLGYSALPFLKNTAILLYPFALLIMLYLISLAFSWNFTKMLCSFYKYRVK from the exons ATGAACGCCCCGCCGGCGCTGCGCCCGGCGTGCTCTAGTGTCACGTGCCTGCGGGCTCGCGCCCCGTGCGACGTTGCCGGAAGCTGCTGTGGCGTCGTGCGCGCGCGGGGCGAGGTTGGGGCTCGCGGCGCGGCCCGGAGGCgcag CAAAATGCTGCCAACTACTTCAGTTAATTCTCGGAACCAGGGCAATGGTGCGCTGAACTCCAGAGATGCTGCGAGGCATACGGCTGGAGCAAAGCGCTACAAGTACCTGCGGAGGCTCTTCCACTTCCGACAGATGGATTTTGAGTTTGCTCTGTGGCAGATGCTCTACCTATTTACTTCACCACAGAGGGTTTATAGGAACTTTCActatagaaaacaaacaaaagaccagTGGGCAAGAGATGATCCTGCTTTCTTAGTACTTCTCAGTATCTGGCTATGTG tgtcTACTGTGGGATTTGGATTTGTGCTGGATATGGGATTTTTTGAAACAATAAAGCTCCTACTTTGGGTTGTTTTCATAGACTGTGTGGGTGTTGGCCTTCTGATAGCAACTTTAATGTG GTTCATTTCTAATAAGTACTTGGtaaagcagcagaacagagacTATGATGTGGAGTGGGGATATGCCTTTGATGTTCATTTGAATGCTTTCTATCCACTTCTAGTCATTTTGCATTTTATCCAGCTGTTTTTCATCAATT ATGTCATCATATCTGATTCAGTCATTGGGTATTTTGTTGGGAATACACTGTGGCTGATTGCAATCGGCTATTACATCTATGTGACATTCCTAGGATACAGTG CATTGCCATTTTTGAAGAACACAGCTATTCTTTTGTACCCTTTTGCTCTTCTCATCATGCTCTACTTGATCTCATTAGCATTCAGCTGGAACTTCACCAAGATGCTTTGCTCTTTTTATAAATATAGAGTGAAATAA
- the LOC112984992 gene encoding cytochrome c oxidase assembly factor 5: MPKYYEEKEEDGRACGGVREDLRQCLLESPCVMQENKSPRQCLKEGHCRSLQITFFACKRSMLDTRARFRGRKGY; encoded by the exons ATGCCCAAGTACTacgaggagaaggaggaggacgGGCGCGCTTGCGGAGGAGTCAGGGAGGATCTCCGGCAGTGCCTGCTGGAGAGCCCCTGCGTCATGCAG gaaaacaaaagcccTAGACAATGCTTGAAGGAGGGACACTGTAGAAGTTtgcaaattacattttttgcATGCAAAAGATCCATG TTGGATACCAGAGCAAGATTCAGAGGAAGGAAGGGATACTGA